The Saccharothrix variisporea genome has a segment encoding these proteins:
- a CDS encoding DUF2750 domain-containing protein — MSFPSLDEDDVVAAAARGGALRLKYFLESVVASGALCMWGDDEGMSLMEDGDGDVVVPVWSHPAFAEREMRSSAEPGEGVIPLELGRFLDVTLPSIQEQGLGLAVFPVDDRIAATLTPAQFRSKIAAASPPPGGDG, encoded by the coding sequence GTGAGCTTCCCGTCATTGGACGAGGACGACGTGGTGGCCGCGGCGGCCCGGGGCGGTGCCCTCCGGCTGAAGTACTTCCTGGAGTCCGTCGTCGCGTCCGGGGCGTTGTGCATGTGGGGCGACGACGAGGGCATGTCGCTCATGGAGGACGGCGACGGCGACGTCGTGGTCCCGGTGTGGTCGCACCCGGCCTTCGCCGAGCGGGAGATGCGGTCCTCGGCCGAGCCCGGGGAAGGGGTGATCCCGTTGGAGCTGGGCCGGTTCCTCGACGTGACGCTGCCCTCGATCCAGGAGCAGGGGCTGGGACTGGCGGTGTTCCCGGTGGACGACCGCATCGCGGCGACCCTGACCCCGGCCCAGTTCCGCTCGAAGATCGCCGCCGCGTCCCCTCCGCCGGGCGGCGACGGGTGA
- a CDS encoding DUF2695 domain-containing protein, producing the protein MDARARKAAKAAYRQRRREEDWQALGLTPDQLADLKQFLEDHGVDECSDAFDLTRAWAADAGLDWGDVERGLRSQAAFCDCEVLTVDPDTSN; encoded by the coding sequence ATGGACGCCCGAGCGAGGAAGGCGGCGAAAGCGGCCTACCGCCAACGCCGCCGCGAGGAAGACTGGCAGGCGTTGGGCCTGACCCCTGATCAACTGGCGGATCTGAAGCAGTTCCTGGAGGACCACGGCGTCGACGAGTGCTCCGACGCGTTCGACCTGACCCGTGCGTGGGCCGCCGACGCGGGGCTCGACTGGGGCGATGTGGAACGCGGTCTGCGCTCACAAGCGGCGTTCTGCGACTGCGAAGTCCTGACGGTGGACCCCGACACGTCGAACTGA
- a CDS encoding SDR family oxidoreductase — MKTWFITGTSRGFGRTWATAALERGDRVAATARRVEALDDLAETYGDRLLPIALDVTDRAQVFTAVDHAVKAFDGLDVVVNNAGYGLFGMIEETTEHQARAQIETNLFGPLWVTQAALPILRRQGSGHLVQISSIGGIAAFPTLGLYNASKWALEGMSEALAQEVGPLGVKVTIVEPGPYGTDWSGASAAHTTPIPAYEPIRQARRSSAAARAPRDPSVTADVLLKLVDLPEPPLRLFLGSYPYPIAEKVYQQRLATWQQWRELAETA; from the coding sequence ATGAAGACATGGTTCATCACCGGGACGTCCCGGGGCTTCGGACGCACGTGGGCGACTGCGGCACTGGAGCGCGGTGATCGGGTCGCCGCGACGGCCCGCCGGGTCGAGGCGCTCGACGACCTGGCCGAGACCTACGGCGACCGCCTCCTGCCGATCGCACTCGACGTGACCGATCGCGCCCAGGTCTTCACCGCGGTCGACCACGCCGTGAAAGCCTTCGACGGCTTGGACGTCGTCGTCAACAACGCCGGCTACGGCCTGTTCGGCATGATCGAGGAGACGACCGAACACCAGGCCAGGGCCCAGATCGAGACCAACCTGTTCGGCCCGCTGTGGGTGACGCAAGCCGCCCTGCCGATCCTGCGCCGGCAGGGCAGCGGGCACCTCGTCCAGATCTCCAGCATCGGCGGCATCGCCGCCTTCCCCACACTCGGCCTCTACAACGCCTCCAAGTGGGCCCTCGAAGGGATGAGCGAGGCACTGGCCCAGGAAGTCGGCCCACTCGGTGTCAAGGTGACGATCGTGGAGCCGGGCCCCTACGGCACCGACTGGTCGGGGGCCTCGGCGGCGCACACCACCCCGATCCCGGCCTACGAGCCCATCCGTCAGGCCCGCCGGTCCAGCGCCGCCGCCCGCGCACCACGCGACCCGTCGGTCACCGCGGACGTCCTGCTCAAACTGGTCGACCTGCCGGAACCACCACTGCGGTTGTTCCTCGGCAGCTACCCGTACCCGATCGCCGAGAAGGTCTACCAGCAGCGGCTCGCCACCTGGCAGCAATGGCGAGAACTCGCCGAGACCGCGTAG
- a CDS encoding helix-turn-helix domain-containing protein, with translation MTRDNVLGEFLQARRARVRPDDVGLATYGRRRVPGLRRDELARLAGVSVQYLTRLEQGVDRNPSPQVVDALAAALRLDPDAAAHLRALAAPPSEPHEPGGAGAEVQRLLDSWGSTPAYVRDRWFDVVMANKAAMLLAPMYHPGRNLVREVFLDPATRTLFPDWPDIAAQTVAALRATADPRDPRTTALVADLLPHDDFRSLWERHDVRPSRDETKRFNHPDAGRLTLRRQTLTIAGAEDHTIIVYQPEPGSPSADALARVASTRRLHPPEGVGEEERVTTGSGSSGTGPNVTP, from the coding sequence ATGACACGTGACAACGTCCTCGGGGAGTTCCTCCAGGCGCGCCGGGCCCGCGTGCGGCCGGATGACGTGGGGCTTGCCACCTACGGCCGGCGCCGGGTGCCGGGGCTGCGCCGCGACGAGCTCGCGCGGCTGGCCGGCGTCTCGGTCCAGTACCTGACCAGGCTGGAACAGGGCGTGGACCGCAACCCGTCCCCGCAGGTCGTGGACGCGTTGGCGGCGGCGCTGCGCCTGGACCCGGACGCCGCGGCCCACCTGCGCGCCCTGGCCGCCCCGCCGTCCGAGCCGCACGAGCCCGGCGGGGCCGGTGCCGAGGTGCAGCGGTTGCTCGACTCGTGGGGGAGCACTCCGGCGTACGTGCGCGACCGCTGGTTCGACGTGGTGATGGCCAACAAGGCGGCCATGCTGCTCGCCCCGATGTACCACCCCGGCCGCAACCTGGTCCGCGAGGTGTTCCTCGACCCCGCCACCCGTACGTTGTTCCCGGACTGGCCGGACATCGCCGCGCAGACGGTGGCGGCTCTGCGGGCAACGGCCGACCCACGCGATCCGCGGACCACCGCCCTGGTGGCCGACCTGCTGCCCCACGACGACTTCCGCTCGCTGTGGGAACGACACGACGTACGCCCGTCCCGCGACGAGACCAAGCGCTTCAACCACCCCGACGCCGGCCGTCTCACCCTGCGCCGCCAGACCCTCACCATCGCCGGAGCCGAAGACCACACGATCATCGTCTACCAGCCCGAGCCCGGCAGCCCGTCGGCCGACGCCCTGGCCCGGGTCGCCTCAACCCGACGGCTTCACCCGCCGGAGGGAGTCGGCGAGGAAGAGCGGGTGACAACCGGAAGCGGATCGTCCGGAACCGGTCCTAACGTGACCCCATGA
- a CDS encoding alpha/beta fold hydrolase, which translates to MHILLIGGLWLDGSAWDAVVPALRELGHDPVPLTLPGQGDGSTSATLADQVAAVLAAVDAAPDRPLVVGHSAACSLAWSAADARPEKVAKVVMIGGFPAGDGKAYADFFDTDNGVMPFPGWAPFDGPDSADLDEDAKRAFASAAIPVPEGVTKGVVHLADERRFDVPVTLICPEFTPAQARDWIAAGDVPELAAVKHVEYVDIDSGHWPMVTKPVELARLIAAAATGH; encoded by the coding sequence GTGCACATCCTGCTCATCGGTGGCCTGTGGCTCGACGGCTCGGCATGGGACGCCGTCGTGCCCGCGCTGCGGGAACTCGGCCACGACCCCGTGCCGCTGACCCTCCCGGGTCAGGGTGACGGTTCGACCTCCGCCACGTTGGCCGACCAGGTCGCGGCCGTGCTCGCCGCCGTGGACGCCGCGCCGGACCGCCCTCTGGTGGTCGGGCACTCCGCTGCGTGCTCGCTGGCCTGGTCGGCCGCCGACGCCCGACCGGAGAAGGTGGCGAAGGTCGTGATGATCGGCGGTTTCCCGGCCGGTGACGGGAAGGCCTACGCCGACTTCTTCGACACCGACAACGGCGTCATGCCCTTCCCCGGGTGGGCGCCGTTCGACGGGCCGGACTCCGCGGACCTGGACGAGGACGCCAAGCGCGCCTTCGCCTCCGCCGCGATCCCCGTCCCGGAAGGCGTGACCAAGGGCGTCGTGCACCTGGCCGACGAACGCCGGTTCGACGTCCCGGTGACGCTGATCTGCCCCGAGTTCACCCCGGCCCAGGCGCGGGACTGGATCGCCGCCGGTGACGTGCCCGAACTCGCCGCGGTCAAGCACGTCGAATACGTCGACATCGATTCCGGCCACTGGCCGATGGTCACCAAGCCGGTTGAACTGGCCCGACTCATCGCGGCCGCTGCCACCGGGCACTGA